The Tepidibacter aestuarii genome contains a region encoding:
- a CDS encoding metal-sensing transcriptional repressor: MEVLLLDKNQEVAVHNLKTARGQIDGILKMIEDERYCIDISNQIISAQSLLKKANLTILKNHLNSCIKNSFKDDEYEKIEEVSKIIERIIGK, encoded by the coding sequence ATGGAGGTGTTGCTTTTGGATAAGAACCAAGAAGTTGCTGTACATAATTTAAAGACGGCTAGAGGTCAAATCGATGGAATTCTAAAAATGATAGAGGATGAAAGATATTGTATAGATATATCAAATCAGATAATATCAGCTCAATCTTTATTAAAAAAGGCAAATTTGACTATATTAAAAAATCATTTAAATAGTTGTATAAAAAACTCTTTTAAAGATGACGAATATGAAAAAATAGAAGAAGTATCTAAAATAATAGAGCGAATTATAGGAAAGTAG
- a CDS encoding urease accessory protein UreH domain-containing protein, which produces MKVIKLYVDGMVCNSCENIIENVLLEVDGVIKVNVVFKNSNVEITYDENKVNEKTLKKTIKNEGYEVIEKPNDSKKSTFGLLILIFSIFYIVKNTVGFNYIPEVNEEMGYGLIFIVGLLTSIHCIAMCGGIALSQSVNSNSNNKVRSSILYNIGRVISYTLIGGIVGGLGQIITPSGQFKGIVAVFAGIFMILLGLKMLNIIYIPRFFKFKVVMPKFITNNINKNNTLTPFFIGIANGFMPCGPLQTMQLYALGTGSFVKGALSMFLFSSGTVPLMLGFGAITSIIDSRSNKRILKISSILVIVLGIIMANRGLALSGLALDMPGFENSKKDMQLAKIENGKQVVNLTVKSSQYIPDSKVVKVGEPVKINLDIESLNGCNNPIVISKYGIEKDLTKDNSIEFIPDTEGPITISCWMGMITTKLYAVNDLSDVNNNEFDSKENYNEGFSGSGLCSVQSENKAVIADIKDNNQVIEMNVNSSGYSPNILVVQKDIPVTWVINGEEVTYCNNSIIIKGTDSKIEVKEGKSGLKFTPNETGEIEFTCWMGMLGGKIVVVDDINNVDLKSLEETANQNIQNGGGCCGN; this is translated from the coding sequence ATGAAAGTAATTAAGTTATATGTGGATGGAATGGTTTGTAATAGCTGTGAAAATATTATAGAAAATGTTTTGTTAGAAGTTGATGGAGTTATCAAAGTTAATGTAGTATTTAAAAATTCTAATGTTGAGATAACTTATGATGAAAACAAAGTAAATGAGAAAACCTTAAAGAAAACTATTAAAAATGAAGGATATGAAGTTATTGAAAAACCGAATGATTCAAAAAAATCTACTTTTGGGTTGTTAATATTAATTTTTAGTATATTTTATATTGTAAAAAATACAGTAGGATTCAACTACATTCCAGAAGTAAATGAAGAAATGGGATATGGATTGATTTTTATAGTTGGACTTTTAACTTCTATTCACTGCATTGCCATGTGTGGAGGAATTGCTCTATCTCAAAGTGTAAATAGTAATTCAAATAATAAAGTAAGAAGTTCTATACTTTATAATATAGGAAGAGTAATTTCATATACTTTAATTGGAGGTATAGTTGGTGGGTTAGGACAAATAATAACACCTTCAGGTCAATTTAAGGGTATCGTTGCTGTTTTTGCAGGAATATTTATGATTTTATTAGGTTTAAAAATGCTAAATATAATTTATATTCCTAGGTTTTTTAAATTTAAAGTAGTAATGCCAAAGTTTATAACTAATAATATAAATAAAAATAATACTCTCACACCTTTTTTTATAGGTATTGCTAATGGATTTATGCCATGTGGACCTCTTCAAACGATGCAATTATATGCGTTAGGAACAGGAAGTTTTGTAAAAGGAGCTTTATCAATGTTTTTATTTAGTTCAGGTACAGTTCCTCTTATGCTTGGTTTTGGAGCGATAACTTCAATCATAGATTCTAGATCTAATAAAAGAATATTAAAAATTAGTTCTATATTAGTTATAGTATTGGGTATAATAATGGCAAATAGAGGGCTAGCGTTATCAGGATTAGCATTAGATATGCCAGGATTTGAAAACTCAAAAAAAGATATGCAACTAGCAAAAATAGAGAATGGAAAACAAGTAGTTAATTTAACGGTTAAGAGTAGTCAATATATACCAGACTCTAAAGTAGTTAAAGTAGGAGAACCGGTAAAAATAAATTTAGATATAGAAAGCTTAAATGGATGTAACAATCCAATTGTAATTTCAAAATATGGAATAGAAAAAGATTTAACCAAAGATAATAGTATTGAATTTATACCTGATACAGAAGGCCCTATAACTATAAGCTGTTGGATGGGAATGATTACAACAAAATTGTATGCAGTTAATGATTTAAGTGATGTTAATAATAATGAATTTGATTCAAAAGAAAACTATAATGAAGGATTTAGTGGTTCAGGTCTTTGCAGCGTTCAATCAGAAAATAAAGCTGTAATTGCAGATATAAAGGACAATAATCAAGTTATTGAGATGAATGTAAATTCTAGTGGGTATAGTCCTAATATTTTAGTTGTACAAAAGGACATACCTGTTACTTGGGTTATAAATGGAGAGGAAGTTACCTATTGCAATAACTCAATTATAATTAAAGGAACTGATTCAAAAATAGAGGTTAAAGAAGGAAAAAGTGGATTGAAATTCACACCAAATGAAACTGGTGAAATTGAATTTACATGCTGGATGGGTATGCTAGGCGGTAAAATAGTTGTAGTAGATGATATAAATAATGTAGATTTAAAATCATTAGAGGAAACAGCAAATCAAAATATTCAAAATGGTGGAGGCTGCTGTGGAAATTAA
- a CDS encoding DUF1657 domain-containing protein, translating into MATVNKLEQALASAQGLSSQLKTFSMDTNDQQAKQLFNQLAQTTQNTAQSLQSRLDFVKSEEPQYRE; encoded by the coding sequence ATGGCTACAGTTAATAAACTAGAACAAGCTTTAGCAAGTGCTCAAGGATTATCATCACAGCTTAAAACATTTTCTATGGATACAAATGACCAGCAAGCTAAACAACTTTTTAACCAGTTAGCACAAACTACTCAAAATACAGCTCAATCACTTCAAAGCAGACTTGATTTTGTAAAATCTGAAGAACCCCAATATAGAGAATAG
- a CDS encoding two-component system sensor histidine kinase NtrB has translation MVNENNKKDLIFIGLNIVIITLLHYFTTATKWDIHDFYRRLYYIPIIVSAYKFRLRGGIFASLIVFLFYAPHMLIYFREINMASLNQVLEIVMFVVIGSITGFLAESDFKKKLMLRIQIKKITDLENYTQNILNSITNGLISVDRELKVKSINKEGKELFNLDEHYLGKKLDKLFVDCKKVEKDLTDVLEENKKMLNIETKCKGKNGNILDVKLLVYPLKNTTEKIEGLVLVIEDISEIKKLENQVRRADKLSAVGELASGVAHEIRNPLGIIKTISQTINEDIKDDNIEEEEIKEGIGIIIHEIDRANSVIKGLLDFAKPSVCQIKVQSIDKLLKDIVLITNKYAKQQNVKINYICKEDKNILIDGEKLKQAFVNIIFNSVHAMQSGGNLNISLCIQKDWVNISFEDEGTGIPKDKLEKIFEPFYTTKDIGTGLGLSITHRIIEEHKGYINIESEIGKGTKLDIYIPSKNEKGDKKIEKDINCR, from the coding sequence ATGGTAAATGAAAATAACAAAAAAGATTTAATTTTTATTGGCCTAAATATAGTCATTATAACATTACTTCATTATTTTACTACAGCTACAAAATGGGATATCCATGATTTTTATAGAAGACTATATTATATCCCAATAATTGTATCTGCTTATAAATTTAGGTTAAGAGGGGGTATATTTGCTTCATTAATTGTTTTCTTATTTTATGCTCCTCATATGCTAATTTATTTTAGAGAGATTAATATGGCCAGTTTAAATCAGGTTTTGGAAATAGTAATGTTTGTTGTTATAGGTAGCATAACAGGGTTTTTAGCAGAATCAGATTTCAAAAAGAAATTAATGCTACGAATCCAAATAAAAAAAATAACAGATCTTGAAAATTATACACAAAACATATTAAATAGTATAACGAATGGACTTATTTCGGTAGATAGAGAGTTAAAAGTAAAGTCTATAAATAAGGAAGGCAAAGAATTATTTAATTTAGATGAACATTATTTAGGAAAAAAATTAGATAAGTTATTTGTTGATTGTAAAAAAGTTGAGAAAGATCTAACAGATGTACTTGAAGAAAATAAAAAAATGTTAAATATTGAAACTAAATGTAAGGGTAAAAATGGAAATATTTTAGATGTGAAATTGCTTGTATATCCTCTTAAAAATACTACAGAAAAAATAGAGGGGCTAGTACTTGTAATAGAAGATATATCAGAAATTAAAAAACTTGAAAATCAAGTAAGAAGAGCAGATAAACTTTCTGCCGTAGGAGAGTTAGCATCAGGAGTAGCACATGAAATTAGAAATCCATTAGGCATAATAAAAACTATATCTCAAACAATTAATGAAGATATTAAAGATGATAATATAGAAGAGGAAGAAATAAAAGAAGGTATTGGTATTATTATTCATGAGATTGATAGAGCCAATTCTGTAATTAAAGGTTTACTAGATTTTGCAAAACCAAGTGTATGTCAGATAAAAGTTCAAAGCATTGATAAACTATTAAAAGATATAGTACTAATTACTAATAAGTATGCAAAGCAGCAAAATGTGAAAATAAACTACATTTGCAAAGAAGACAAAAATATATTAATAGATGGAGAAAAATTAAAACAAGCTTTTGTAAATATAATATTTAATTCTGTACATGCTATGCAAAGTGGAGGAAATCTAAATATAAGCTTATGTATACAAAAAGATTGGGTTAACATATCTTTTGAAGACGAGGGAACTGGTATACCTAAGGATAAATTAGAAAAAATATTTGAACCTTTCTACACTACAAAAGATATAGGAACAGGGCTTGGATTATCTATTACTCATAGAATTATAGAAGAACATAAGGGATATATAAATATAGAAAGTGAAATTGGTAAAGGAACAAAACTTGATATTTATATTCCATCTAAGAATGAGAAAGGAGATAAAAAAATTGAAAAAGATATTAATTGCAGATGA
- a CDS encoding spore coat protein, with protein sequence MQIQLSQKERMYLEDGKVQEGLCVQKYQKYAQQAQGQQLKQLFNKIATEEQHHLDMINQLLQGQQPNMAHPQQQQNQTASQDTMNNENDKNLCGDLLSTEKYVSSTYDTAVFESANPAVRQAFQHIQQDEQRHGEELFNYMNSHGMYSVK encoded by the coding sequence ATGCAAATACAACTTAGTCAAAAAGAAAGAATGTACTTAGAAGATGGAAAAGTTCAAGAGGGACTTTGTGTTCAAAAATATCAAAAATATGCTCAACAAGCTCAGGGACAGCAATTAAAACAGCTTTTCAATAAAATTGCTACAGAGGAGCAGCATCATCTTGACATGATTAATCAGTTACTTCAAGGTCAGCAGCCAAATATGGCACATCCTCAACAGCAACAAAATCAAACTGCTTCTCAAGATACTATGAATAATGAAAATGATAAAAATCTTTGTGGAGATTTACTATCTACAGAAAAATATGTTTCAAGTACTTATGATACAGCTGTTTTTGAATCTGCTAATCCAGCAGTTAGACAAGCTTTTCAACATATTCAACAAGATGAACAAAGACATGGAGAAGAACTTTTCAATTATATGAATAGTCATGGAATGTATAGTGTTAAATAA
- the larE gene encoding ATP-dependent sacrificial sulfur transferase LarE, with translation MNLEQKYIRLKDIIKNLESVAIAFSGGVDSTFLSKVCKDVLGDKAIAVTAKSSTYPEREFKESQKLAHEIGIKQIVIVSEETEIDGFRKNPPNRCYYCKHELFSKVGEVAQKHGVKYVLDGSNFDDLGDYRPGMKAAKELQVISPLKEASLTKDDIRNLSKKLNLATWDKPAFACLSSRFPYGQEITLEKLSMVDKAENYLRDIGFKQFRVRHHGDIARIEISSDERTKIFDLKIMDEIGNKFKNIGFNYVTLDLLGYRSGSMNEVLKEEDKI, from the coding sequence TTGAATCTAGAACAGAAATATATAAGACTTAAAGATATTATTAAAAATTTAGAAAGTGTAGCAATAGCTTTTTCTGGAGGAGTAGATAGTACTTTTTTATCTAAAGTATGTAAAGATGTACTAGGAGACAAAGCGATAGCTGTAACAGCAAAGTCATCGACTTATCCAGAAAGAGAATTCAAAGAATCACAAAAACTAGCACATGAAATAGGTATAAAGCAGATTGTAATTGTATCAGAAGAGACTGAAATAGACGGATTTAGAAAAAATCCTCCAAATAGATGTTATTATTGCAAACATGAACTTTTTTCTAAAGTAGGAGAAGTAGCTCAAAAACATGGAGTAAAATATGTCTTGGATGGATCTAACTTTGATGATTTAGGAGATTATAGACCAGGTATGAAGGCCGCAAAAGAGTTACAAGTAATAAGTCCTCTTAAAGAAGCCAGTTTAACTAAAGACGATATAAGAAATTTATCTAAGAAATTAAATTTAGCAACATGGGATAAACCAGCTTTTGCTTGTTTATCTTCTAGATTTCCATATGGGCAAGAAATTACTTTAGAAAAACTTTCAATGGTAGATAAAGCTGAGAATTACTTAAGGGACATTGGATTTAAGCAATTTAGAGTAAGACATCACGGAGATATTGCGAGAATAGAGATATCATCAGATGAAAGAACAAAGATTTTTGATTTGAAAATAATGGATGAAATAGGTAATAAATTTAAAAATATAGGTTTTAATTATGTGACCTTAGATTTACTTGGTTATAGAAGTGGTAGCATGAATGAAGTTTTAAAAGAAGAAGATAAAATATAA
- a CDS encoding NusG domain II-containing protein codes for MKRGDIIIILLVVIISIGGMIFVNKVSVGMDRKYAVIKVENKTVQRILVDNKTEGIYKFKFNNEDGYVEVKNGRARMLEMDKRICPRKICSEIGWIDKKYQSIVCLPNKILVKIEST; via the coding sequence ATGAAAAGAGGAGATATAATTATTATTTTATTAGTAGTAATTATTAGTATTGGAGGAATGATATTTGTTAACAAAGTAAGTGTGGGTATGGATAGAAAGTATGCAGTAATAAAAGTCGAAAATAAAACAGTACAAAGGATTTTAGTTGATAATAAAACAGAAGGAATATATAAATTTAAGTTTAATAATGAGGATGGATATGTTGAAGTGAAAAATGGAAGGGCAAGAATGCTTGAGATGGATAAAAGAATATGTCCGCGAAAAATTTGTTCTGAAATTGGATGGATAGATAAGAAATACCAAAGTATTGTTTGTTTACCAAATAAAATTTTAGTAAAGATTGAGAGTACATAA
- a CDS encoding four-helix bundle copper-binding protein, which produces MGLVGTVGNENMQKCIDECMKCLQACEECLTLCLKEADVANRINCIQILQDCIDICVLSIKYMSRGSQHAMNICKECAAICEACAKECEMFTQEHCKKCAQICRTCADECKKMAG; this is translated from the coding sequence ATGGGTTTAGTTGGTACTGTAGGAAATGAAAATATGCAAAAATGCATAGATGAATGTATGAAATGTTTGCAAGCATGTGAAGAATGTCTTACTTTATGTTTAAAAGAAGCAGATGTGGCAAATAGAATTAATTGTATACAAATTCTTCAAGATTGTATTGATATTTGTGTGTTATCAATAAAATATATGTCAAGAGGAAGTCAACATGCAATGAATATTTGCAAAGAATGTGCAGCAATATGTGAAGCTTGTGCTAAAGAATGTGAAATGTTTACACAAGAACATTGTAAAAAGTGCGCACAAATCTGTCGTACATGTGCAGATGAGTGTAAGAAAATGGCTGGATAA
- a CDS encoding YetF domain-containing protein — MDIHTIFFEGEKFGILELFIRTSILYFMLFGSAKVMGFRQPGIVTSYNFLMAAGISHIAAARMVNPKARLVDAMSIIVVYTLINLFISYLYFKAPSIVSQKPIILIKNGKIVKNNLSKAKLTIDNLFSILRQKDASNIEKVEYLIFESTGDFSLALNNNTLPVIKKDMGIEPSQDILSQILIYKGKIDRKILSNNNLNYDWIINELKLNNINNIENVYLGILTPNKKLYINM; from the coding sequence ATGGATATACATACTATTTTCTTTGAAGGAGAAAAATTTGGTATATTAGAGTTATTTATTAGAACATCTATTTTATATTTTATGTTGTTTGGATCGGCTAAAGTGATGGGGTTCCGTCAGCCGGGAATAGTAACTTCATATAATTTTTTAATGGCAGCAGGAATTAGTCATATTGCAGCTGCTCGTATGGTAAATCCAAAAGCAAGGTTAGTAGATGCAATGTCTATAATTGTTGTATATACTTTGATTAATTTATTTATATCATATTTATATTTTAAAGCTCCATCTATTGTTTCTCAAAAACCAATTATATTAATAAAAAATGGAAAAATAGTAAAGAATAATCTTTCAAAAGCAAAGTTAACAATTGATAATCTATTTTCTATATTAAGACAAAAAGATGCTTCTAATATTGAAAAAGTAGAATATTTAATATTTGAATCAACGGGTGATTTCAGTTTAGCATTAAATAACAATACTCTTCCTGTAATAAAAAAAGATATGGGAATAGAACCGTCGCAAGATATTTTATCTCAAATTTTGATTTATAAGGGAAAAATAGATAGAAAAATTCTTAGCAATAACAATCTAAATTATGATTGGATTATTAACGAGCTTAAATTGAATAATATAAACAACATAGAAAATGTTTATTTAGGAATTTTAACTCCAAATAAAAAGTTATATATAAATATGTAG
- a CDS encoding DUF421 domain-containing protein has protein sequence MPQIFGVIKEITLFGFVIRAFIVGGIVFLVGRYIPKRTINQLTAYDFVLAWILGALTVAPLLDGEISFTYIIVPLLTLFLWHSIFNYISLKNRKIASLFNGKPIIMVDNGKIIRKNMKKHFINIDLLLSELRIKNIFDISEVKYAILEPNGHFSIIKKESHRPVTPVDVNLFAKPSDLPLVIINDGKLFEENLVKSGVDRTWLMNNLAMYNIDDIKNIYLCTIDSFKKIYVAKKY, from the coding sequence ATGCCACAGATTTTTGGGGTTATAAAAGAAATAACACTATTTGGATTTGTTATAAGAGCTTTTATAGTAGGTGGTATAGTTTTTTTAGTAGGAAGATATATACCAAAACGAACTATAAATCAACTAACTGCATATGATTTTGTACTTGCATGGATATTGGGTGCTCTTACAGTTGCACCATTACTAGATGGAGAAATTTCATTTACATATATAATTGTCCCATTATTAACTTTATTTTTATGGCACTCTATATTTAATTATATATCTTTAAAAAATAGAAAAATAGCTTCACTTTTCAATGGAAAACCTATAATTATGGTTGATAATGGAAAAATAATAAGAAAAAATATGAAAAAGCACTTTATAAATATTGATTTGCTTTTGAGTGAATTAAGAATTAAAAATATTTTTGATATTTCAGAAGTTAAGTATGCAATTTTAGAGCCAAATGGTCATTTTAGTATTATAAAAAAAGAATCACATAGGCCAGTTACTCCTGTAGATGTTAATTTATTTGCTAAGCCTTCAGATTTACCTTTAGTTATTATAAATGATGGCAAATTATTTGAAGAAAATTTAGTTAAATCAGGAGTAGATAGAACGTGGCTTATGAATAATCTTGCTATGTATAATATAGATGATATAAAAAATATTTATCTTTGTACTATAGATAGTTTTAAGAAAATATATGTTGCTAAAAAATATTAA
- a CDS encoding sigma-54-dependent transcriptional regulator yields the protein MKKILIADDEQNMLWAIKRALKGKEYKIITAPDGLEALEKFKVHEPDLVLLDFKMPKMDGMNVLKEIKNISSKIPVIMITAHGTMESAIEAMKIGALDYISKPFDIDELKIQIKKALEIGDMKEQIDFFKEEIRNITGKPIIGDSPHMKRVMEIVERVSKTNATVLITGESGTGKELIASAVHYSSDRSDKPYITVNCGALPETLLESELFGHDKGSFTGAVSKKLGRFERANKGTIFLDEIGELSLSVQVKLLRVLQEKQIERVGGTETIDVDVRIIAATNKDLKKMVEEGTFREDLYYRLNVIPIRLPALRERKEDIKLLVEYFLEKYSREMGRDSMTISTEAINTLTNYSFKGNIRELENIIERLVILSEGKLIDKNDLPREILYESSREFQFKLPPSGINLEEIEKSFILQALKICDYNQTKAAKLLGVTRHTLIYRMEKYNIT from the coding sequence TTGAAAAAGATATTAATTGCAGATGATGAGCAAAATATGCTTTGGGCTATAAAAAGGGCATTAAAAGGTAAAGAATATAAAATTATTACAGCGCCAGATGGATTAGAAGCACTAGAAAAGTTTAAGGTACATGAACCTGATCTTGTACTTTTAGATTTTAAAATGCCCAAAATGGATGGTATGAACGTTTTAAAAGAAATAAAAAATATAAGCTCAAAAATACCTGTTATTATGATAACAGCCCATGGCACAATGGAATCTGCTATTGAGGCTATGAAAATTGGAGCTCTAGATTATATTTCAAAGCCATTTGATATAGATGAGTTAAAAATTCAAATAAAAAAAGCGCTTGAAATTGGAGATATGAAGGAACAAATAGATTTTTTTAAAGAAGAAATAAGAAATATTACAGGAAAACCAATAATAGGTGATAGTCCTCATATGAAAAGAGTAATGGAAATAGTAGAACGTGTTTCAAAAACTAATGCAACGGTATTAATAACAGGAGAAAGTGGAACGGGAAAAGAATTAATAGCAAGTGCTGTTCATTATAGCAGTGATAGAAGTGATAAACCCTATATAACAGTAAATTGCGGAGCTCTTCCTGAAACCTTACTTGAAAGTGAGTTATTTGGACATGATAAAGGATCCTTTACTGGAGCTGTAAGTAAAAAGTTAGGAAGATTTGAAAGAGCAAATAAAGGAACTATTTTCTTAGATGAAATAGGAGAATTAAGTCTATCTGTTCAAGTAAAACTCTTAAGAGTATTGCAGGAAAAACAGATAGAAAGAGTAGGTGGAACTGAGACGATTGATGTAGATGTTAGAATTATTGCCGCAACAAATAAGGACTTAAAAAAAATGGTTGAAGAAGGTACATTTAGAGAGGACTTGTATTATAGATTAAATGTTATACCTATACGACTACCTGCACTAAGAGAAAGAAAGGAAGACATTAAATTATTAGTCGAGTATTTTTTAGAAAAATACAGTAGAGAAATGGGAAGAGATAGTATGACGATTAGTACAGAGGCAATAAATACTTTAACTAATTATAGCTTCAAAGGAAACATAAGAGAACTTGAAAATATAATTGAGAGATTGGTTATATTGAGCGAAGGTAAATTGATTGATAAAAATGATTTACCTAGAGAAATACTATATGAAAGCAGTAGAGAGTTTCAGTTTAAATTACCTCCGAGCGGAATAAATTTAGAAGAAATAGAAAAAAGCTTTATACTACAAGCTTTAAAAATATGCGATTATAATCAAACAAAAGCAGCTAAACTTTTAGGTGTGACAAGACATACTCTTATATATAGAATGGAAAAATACAATATAACCTAA